One window of Desulfobacca acetoxidans DSM 11109 genomic DNA carries:
- a CDS encoding slipin family protein, giving the protein MGFSTPIILLVLIVFFLFSAIKILNEYERGVIFRLGRALPAAKGPGVIILIPIIDQLRKVNLQLVTYDVPTQDVITRDNVSVKVNAVVYFRVMEPVKAIIEVQDYFQATALLAQTTLRSVCGQSELDELLSFREKINLRLAEILDQHTDPWGIKVTLVEIKAIDLPIEMQRAMAKQAEAERERRAKVIAAEGEFQAATKLSEAAQIMAAEPITLQLRYLQTLREIAAEKNSTTLFPIPIDLLTPFIKLADRLKTD; this is encoded by the coding sequence ATGGGGTTTTCAACTCCGATAATTCTGTTGGTACTAATTGTCTTCTTTCTATTCAGCGCCATTAAAATTCTCAACGAATATGAACGTGGCGTGATCTTCCGGCTCGGTCGGGCCCTGCCGGCGGCCAAAGGTCCCGGCGTCATCATCCTGATTCCCATAATCGATCAACTACGGAAAGTCAATCTCCAACTGGTTACCTATGATGTTCCTACCCAGGACGTCATCACCCGAGACAACGTCAGTGTGAAGGTCAACGCCGTGGTGTATTTCCGGGTAATGGAACCGGTCAAGGCTATCATCGAGGTCCAGGACTATTTTCAGGCCACGGCTCTTTTGGCACAGACGACCCTACGGAGCGTCTGCGGTCAATCGGAGCTGGATGAACTCCTGAGCTTTCGGGAAAAGATCAACCTGAGGCTGGCGGAAATACTGGACCAACACACCGACCCCTGGGGAATCAAGGTAACCCTGGTAGAAATCAAGGCCATAGACCTGCCTATTGAGATGCAGCGGGCCATGGCCAAACAGGCAGAGGCGGAGCGGGAACGCCGGGCCAAGGTCATTGCTGCCGAGGGCGAGTTTCAGGCTGCCACCAAGCTTTCGGAGGCAGCGCAGATCATGGCCGCTGAGCCGATTACCCTGCAGTTGCGGTATCTGCAGACTCTCCGGGAAATTGCCGCCGAAAAGAACTCCACGACCCTCTTCCCGATCCCCATCGATCTGCTCACTCCCTTTATTAAGCTTGCGGACAGACTAAAAACTGATTAA
- a CDS encoding response regulator — MIPAGKPIPISLLVLNEDIRRHMQIILERNNFQPVIIANPSELLLELKERQNPIIFIDWEAETQYGPSIIMNIKAACKEGGIIFLYDREHRNLIREVMQLGVYGCILDPYNEWEILTMVKHLLTKKTAKPDRRKKPITNH; from the coding sequence ATGATACCAGCCGGAAAACCTATCCCTATCAGCCTCTTGGTGCTCAATGAGGATATCCGCCGGCATATGCAGATTATTCTGGAGCGGAACAACTTCCAGCCGGTGATCATAGCCAATCCCAGTGAATTGCTGCTTGAATTAAAAGAGCGCCAGAATCCTATTATCTTTATCGATTGGGAGGCTGAAACCCAGTACGGGCCGTCTATCATCATGAACATCAAGGCCGCCTGTAAGGAAGGTGGGATAATCTTCCTTTACGACAGAGAGCATCGCAATCTTATCCGAGAAGTCATGCAACTCGGGGTCTACGGCTGCATCCTAGATCCGTATAATGAATGGGAAATTCTTACCATGGTGAAACATCTTCTCACCAAAAAAACTGCCAAACCCGACCGCCGTAAGAAACCGATCACAAATCACTGA
- a CDS encoding ComEA family DNA-binding protein yields MLPREHQIIIAVLGLCLAGLWVWQAGLVWRTPSVPAVPQYNYFLEVAGDLPRPGVHNFSTMPTWQEVWHAAGGRDDYLYPRQPLPNGSKVILSADRTVIPGRMSGNDLLTLGLAIDLNTAVAADLEIIPGIGPVLAERIATFRREHGSFKKVDDLLKVKGVGPKNLEKIRPYVVIMASEMRQWD; encoded by the coding sequence ATGCTACCCCGAGAGCACCAGATCATCATTGCGGTCTTGGGCCTCTGCCTCGCCGGATTGTGGGTCTGGCAGGCGGGGTTGGTCTGGCGCACTCCCTCTGTCCCCGCTGTACCACAATATAACTATTTCCTTGAGGTTGCCGGGGATCTACCTCGCCCTGGGGTCCATAATTTTTCAACTATGCCTACCTGGCAGGAAGTCTGGCATGCGGCTGGGGGTCGGGATGATTACCTATACCCACGGCAGCCACTTCCTAACGGTTCCAAAGTTATCCTATCCGCAGACCGAACTGTTATTCCGGGGCGCATGTCGGGCAATGATCTGTTGACCCTGGGACTTGCCATTGACCTGAATACGGCCGTTGCGGCTGATCTGGAAATTATTCCGGGCATCGGCCCGGTGCTGGCCGAGCGGATCGCCACCTTTCGCCGAGAACACGGTTCTTTTAAAAAAGTCGATGACTTGCTCAAGGTTAAAGGGGTGGGGCCGAAAAACCTTGAAAAGATCAGGCCGTATGTGGTTATAATGGCATCTGAGATGCGACAATGGGATTGA
- a CDS encoding cyclic nucleotide-binding domain-containing protein, translating to MAIEEKQPQGGNESKNSHESSHPGPAELKISAIGTDKSFPKGSIIVRQGDSPDNFYVIRKGSVKVFRLSSEGIRTDLTTLGPGSYFGELAIITRQPRTAFVEAEQDTLVTEISREEFEQLLDDNPPLARQIIRQLTHWLVEGDRRLEKQVVQQVRLREISFFDYVLILGLSLIFALGFNFYNDNQIPLIEGWGVPDSVTTISVKDALERYQKNELTVIDARKDGFFQQEHIKEAVNFQVVFFDLMFPMYRFTLEHKQVTKDSPILIYGGTFSRRFDVDLALALKSRGYDNVMVLDNYGAWRHAFPLEHKAVKPPPPMDLGWAEYLEWIPVSIFVLLLLPPVRRSPYLSAFCRLILGIIFIQFALSKIMRPAVFALNVVDYQMMPALGVNLWALFLPWCELVSGLFLLLGIRTRAAATIIGGMNIMFITGLANAIIQGFPINCGCVGETGEPVNWWKVLKNTGMLVMTIQIFLYDRLFVLDRGGFVWRERRI from the coding sequence ATGGCGATCGAAGAAAAGCAGCCCCAAGGCGGCAATGAGTCCAAAAACAGCCACGAGTCTTCCCATCCGGGACCGGCAGAATTAAAAATTTCGGCCATCGGCACCGATAAATCGTTTCCGAAGGGCAGTATTATCGTCCGACAGGGTGATAGTCCGGATAACTTTTATGTCATCCGGAAAGGGTCAGTGAAGGTCTTCCGTCTCAGCTCCGAGGGCATCCGCACCGATCTGACTACTTTGGGACCGGGGTCATATTTTGGCGAGTTGGCTATTATTACCCGCCAGCCCCGCACTGCTTTTGTCGAGGCCGAGCAAGACACCCTGGTTACCGAGATCAGTCGGGAGGAATTCGAACAATTATTGGACGATAATCCTCCTCTGGCGAGACAGATCATCAGACAATTGACCCATTGGCTGGTGGAAGGCGACCGGCGCCTGGAAAAGCAGGTCGTACAGCAGGTGCGGCTGCGGGAAATATCCTTCTTCGATTATGTATTGATATTGGGCCTGAGCCTGATTTTTGCCCTCGGCTTCAATTTTTATAACGATAATCAGATTCCACTGATCGAGGGCTGGGGCGTGCCTGATTCAGTCACCACCATCTCCGTAAAGGATGCCCTGGAACGCTACCAGAAAAATGAACTCACTGTTATTGATGCCCGCAAAGACGGCTTTTTTCAACAGGAGCACATTAAGGAAGCAGTAAATTTCCAGGTAGTCTTTTTCGATCTGATGTTCCCCATGTACCGATTTACCTTGGAACATAAACAGGTAACCAAGGATTCACCGATCTTAATCTATGGTGGGACGTTCAGCCGCCGTTTTGATGTTGACCTGGCCCTGGCCCTTAAAAGCCGCGGATATGATAACGTCATGGTGTTGGACAATTATGGCGCCTGGCGGCATGCCTTTCCCCTCGAACATAAAGCCGTCAAGCCCCCGCCGCCCATGGATCTGGGATGGGCCGAATATCTTGAGTGGATCCCGGTTTCCATCTTTGTATTGCTGCTGCTGCCTCCGGTGCGCCGCAGCCCGTATCTCTCGGCCTTTTGCCGCCTGATTTTGGGAATCATCTTCATTCAGTTTGCTTTAAGCAAGATTATGCGGCCAGCGGTTTTTGCCTTGAACGTCGTGGATTACCAGATGATGCCCGCTTTAGGGGTGAATCTTTGGGCCCTTTTCCTCCCTTGGTGTGAACTGGTTTCCGGCCTCTTCCTCCTCCTGGGCATCCGCACCAGGGCCGCGGCCACAATTATTGGCGGTATGAATATCATGTTTATCACGGGGTTGGCTAACGCCATCATCCAGGGATTCCCCATCAACTGCGGTTGCGTAGGTGAAACCGGTGAACCCGTTAATTGGTGGAAGGTTTTGAAGAATACCGGGATGTTGGTCATGACCATCCAGATCTTCCTCTATGATCGCCTCTTTGTTCTGGATCGAGGCGGTTTTGTCTGGCGGGAAAGAAGAATATGA
- the recD2 gene encoding SF1B family DNA helicase RecD2: protein MLVELQGQIERVTFFSEDTGFVVAQLKVRGQKHLVTIIGHLLAPKAGEGLRLKGEWSLHPKYGEQFKFTEHETMTPATASGMKKYLSSGFIKGIGPVMAQRIVQKFGGQTFDIIETGIERLAEVEGIGPKRRQMIQRAWEEQKQIREVMLFLQTHNISTAYAAKIFKQYGHQAVTVMQENPYQLAADIFGIGFLTADRIAMKLGFEKETPARLEAGILHTLKNVSNEGHVFFPYRPLLEKAREILAVEEQLIVQALSRLAFRQEVVVEESLDQDQRPVYLSGFYLAETNAAKRLKALMQAQQQLPFIEPAKALAWVQERLGLTLAPQQADAVTMSLRHKVLLITGGPGTGKTTIINAILKIWERLGVNVMMAAPTGRAAKRMSEVTGWEAKTIHRLLQYSQQKGGFQVSEGKTLPCDLLIIDEASMIDVVLLHHLLKATPRGATLILVGDANQLPSVGPGNVFRDLIASGTIPLVELTEIFRQAQESLIIVNAHRINRGQLPQWKAEPDKLADFFFLEQEEPQEVLHLVLELVKERIPKRFGFDPVEDIQVLTPMHRGVVGAGMLNQTLQRELNPDGPGLDRGGRMFKVNDKVMQIRNNYDKDVFNGDIGRISRIDQEMQELTIIFENREVIYDFGELDEIVLAYAISVHKSQGSEYPAVVLPMVTQHYLLLQRNLIYTAVTRGKKLVVIVGAKKALAMAIHNDKTKKRHSRLGARLAAG, encoded by the coding sequence ATGCTGGTGGAACTTCAGGGGCAGATTGAGCGGGTCACGTTTTTTAGTGAAGACACCGGCTTTGTGGTAGCTCAACTCAAGGTGCGCGGTCAAAAACATCTAGTGACCATAATCGGCCACCTGTTGGCGCCCAAAGCAGGCGAGGGGCTGCGTTTAAAGGGAGAATGGAGTCTCCACCCCAAATACGGTGAACAGTTCAAATTCACCGAGCACGAAACCATGACTCCGGCTACTGCCTCTGGTATGAAAAAATATCTGAGTTCCGGTTTTATCAAGGGAATCGGACCGGTTATGGCGCAGCGCATCGTCCAGAAATTCGGGGGCCAGACCTTTGATATCATTGAGACCGGGATTGAGCGGTTGGCAGAAGTAGAGGGCATCGGTCCCAAGCGGCGCCAGATGATCCAGCGGGCCTGGGAGGAACAGAAACAGATCCGGGAGGTGATGCTGTTCTTGCAGACGCACAACATCAGCACCGCCTATGCAGCCAAGATCTTCAAGCAGTACGGGCACCAGGCCGTCACTGTTATGCAGGAAAATCCTTACCAACTGGCCGCCGATATCTTCGGCATCGGTTTTCTTACCGCCGACCGCATTGCCATGAAATTGGGTTTTGAAAAAGAGACTCCGGCCAGATTGGAGGCTGGCATCCTCCATACCCTAAAGAACGTGAGTAACGAAGGACATGTATTCTTTCCCTATCGACCGCTGTTGGAAAAGGCCCGTGAGATTCTGGCAGTCGAGGAGCAGTTGATTGTCCAGGCACTCAGCCGTCTGGCGTTTCGGCAGGAGGTTGTGGTCGAGGAGTCCCTGGATCAAGACCAGCGGCCCGTCTACTTGAGCGGTTTTTATCTCGCCGAGACTAATGCCGCCAAACGCCTTAAGGCCTTGATGCAAGCCCAGCAGCAGCTCCCTTTTATAGAGCCTGCCAAGGCCCTCGCCTGGGTGCAGGAGCGTCTGGGCCTCACTCTGGCGCCCCAGCAGGCCGATGCCGTTACCATGTCTTTGCGTCATAAGGTGCTTCTCATCACCGGCGGTCCGGGTACCGGCAAGACCACTATCATCAACGCTATTTTGAAGATTTGGGAGCGCTTGGGGGTGAATGTCATGATGGCGGCGCCCACCGGTCGGGCCGCCAAACGCATGAGCGAGGTCACCGGCTGGGAGGCCAAGACCATTCATCGGTTGCTGCAGTATAGCCAACAGAAGGGTGGGTTTCAGGTTAGCGAAGGAAAGACCTTGCCCTGCGACCTGCTGATCATCGATGAAGCCTCCATGATCGATGTTGTCCTCCTGCACCACCTTTTGAAGGCTACACCTCGGGGGGCCACCCTCATCCTGGTAGGCGACGCCAACCAACTGCCATCGGTGGGTCCGGGCAATGTCTTCCGCGACCTGATCGCTTCCGGCACAATTCCTTTAGTCGAGCTAACCGAAATCTTTCGGCAGGCCCAGGAAAGCCTGATCATCGTCAACGCCCACCGGATCAACCGCGGGCAGTTGCCGCAATGGAAAGCCGAGCCCGACAAATTAGCTGATTTTTTCTTCCTGGAGCAGGAAGAACCGCAAGAAGTCCTGCACCTCGTTCTAGAATTGGTCAAGGAGCGCATACCGAAGCGTTTCGGGTTTGATCCGGTGGAGGATATTCAGGTCCTTACGCCGATGCATCGGGGCGTGGTGGGGGCCGGAATGCTCAACCAGACTCTGCAGCGGGAACTCAACCCCGACGGTCCGGGACTTGACCGTGGGGGGCGAATGTTCAAAGTCAATGACAAAGTGATGCAGATCAGGAATAACTATGACAAGGATGTCTTCAATGGCGATATCGGCCGCATCAGCCGCATTGACCAAGAGATGCAAGAATTAACGATTATCTTTGAGAACCGTGAAGTAATATACGATTTCGGTGAATTGGACGAAATTGTCCTGGCCTATGCTATTTCAGTACACAAATCTCAAGGGTCGGAATACCCGGCGGTGGTGCTGCCGATGGTAACCCAGCATTATCTGCTGCTGCAGCGCAACCTGATTTATACGGCGGTGACACGCGGCAAGAAGCTCGTAGTCATAGTCGGGGCCAAGAAGGCATTGGCCATGGCAATACATAACGATAAGACTAAAAAACGGCACTCCAGGCTGGGGGCACGGCTGGCGGCAGGGTAA
- a CDS encoding aminotransferase class IV, with amino-acid sequence MDIFLNGQFLPLSEAKISVQDRGLLYGDGLFETIRAEAGRPWWLAEHLARLSDGAAILRITLPPDFPWGEHLRELVARNGLKNQIAAAKIIITRGEAPELGLPRADRPTLIISARPYTPPTPGEYRQGWPVVSFAERRSSFLGQCKSLNYLFCLAARQYALDRGAREGLILEADGTVSEGAATGIFWRENGVFFRPLAPSALPSVTLAVLQRALRGQGVAFQVSPASLARLARAEGVWLANSLIGVMPVSSLDGCAVPMSPDTKRLNDLLWSEVA; translated from the coding sequence ATGGATATTTTCCTGAACGGGCAATTCCTGCCCCTTTCTGAAGCTAAAATCTCGGTCCAGGACCGGGGTTTGCTTTATGGTGATGGTTTGTTTGAGACTATCAGGGCCGAGGCCGGACGACCGTGGTGGTTGGCTGAGCATCTGGCACGCCTCTCTGATGGCGCCGCCATCCTCAGAATCACTCTACCCCCCGACTTTCCCTGGGGAGAGCATTTGCGAGAGCTAGTGGCTCGGAATGGCCTAAAAAACCAGATAGCTGCAGCAAAGATTATCATCACGCGGGGAGAGGCACCGGAATTGGGTCTGCCCCGGGCCGACCGGCCGACGTTGATTATCTCGGCTCGGCCTTATACACCGCCCACACCAGGAGAGTATCGACAGGGCTGGCCGGTGGTGAGTTTTGCAGAACGACGCAGCAGTTTTTTGGGGCAATGCAAGAGTCTGAACTACCTGTTCTGCCTGGCAGCTCGGCAGTATGCCCTGGACCGGGGGGCCCGGGAAGGACTCATCCTGGAAGCGGACGGCACCGTTTCGGAAGGGGCGGCCACGGGAATTTTCTGGCGGGAAAACGGCGTTTTCTTCCGGCCTCTGGCTCCGAGCGCCTTACCGAGCGTGACCTTAGCGGTGCTGCAGCGGGCCTTGAGAGGACAGGGAGTTGCATTTCAGGTCAGTCCGGCATCCTTGGCGCGCCTGGCCAGAGCCGAGGGCGTCTGGCTGGCCAACTCGCTGATCGGAGTCATGCCGGTTTCATCCCTGGATGGCTGCGCCGTGCCTATGTCCCCTGATACGAAGCGATTAAACGACCTGCTGTGGTCAGAGGTTGCCTAA
- a CDS encoding diphosphate--fructose-6-phosphate 1-phosphotransferase — translation MTDKNIAPQNPQNPIVSLLCNDSPVRLERMVYQPPLIPAFREGSGSIRSLDGFSLEVLKATREQLPFVSENRLVDIIPGGARQEQSRRIGIVLSGGPAPGGHNVIAGVFEAAKRAHPDNAIIGFLAGPKGIITKKYKDIDAAIISEYKNSGGFHMLGTGRDKIDNTDKMAKCRQTCADLQLDGLVVVGGDDSNTNAAFLAEDMRDLGVQVIGVPKTIDGDLQVPGLLQVPFGYHSACMSFATEVGNLNSDCKSDLKYWHFNRLMGRSASHIALEVALQTHPNVILIGEEIEDKELTIHNVVRLIADVIVERARRGMNYGTILIPEGILEFIHEINVLIIKISYIIASYDKEAVGEESFHKLPFEDQVQLIDNHDIWRDYDSRVFLGLPTELQRGLLLPRDSHGNFQYAQVRTERILLDMVATYLRKQRGKGIYKGTFKHQNHYYGYDGRGTFPTKFDCDYGYNLGVTAFTLLANGCTGYMAAIKDVHKPLEQWRPIGIPLAPLMHLEERRGRLELVIAKQKVDLDSPAFKVLAQERIKWAQEDHYRFPGPIQFSGPCADAKPITLQLNALGL, via the coding sequence ATGACCGATAAGAATATTGCTCCCCAGAATCCGCAAAATCCAATTGTCAGTCTATTATGCAACGACAGTCCTGTCAGGCTGGAGCGTATGGTCTACCAACCTCCCTTGATACCAGCGTTTCGGGAAGGTTCAGGGAGTATACGGTCTCTGGACGGGTTTTCCTTGGAAGTTTTAAAGGCCACGCGCGAGCAGCTGCCTTTTGTGAGCGAAAACAGACTGGTGGATATCATCCCAGGTGGTGCCAGGCAGGAGCAGTCGCGCCGTATTGGCATTGTTCTTTCCGGCGGTCCGGCTCCGGGCGGGCACAACGTCATTGCCGGGGTTTTTGAGGCGGCCAAGCGAGCCCATCCTGACAATGCCATCATCGGTTTTCTGGCCGGACCCAAAGGCATTATCACCAAAAAATATAAGGATATTGACGCGGCGATAATCTCCGAATACAAGAATTCCGGCGGTTTTCACATGTTGGGCACCGGCCGTGATAAGATCGACAATACCGATAAGATGGCCAAGTGCCGCCAGACCTGCGCCGATCTACAGCTGGATGGCCTCGTTGTGGTGGGGGGTGACGACTCCAACACCAATGCCGCTTTTTTAGCGGAAGATATGCGTGATCTGGGGGTTCAGGTTATCGGCGTCCCCAAAACTATCGACGGCGACCTGCAGGTTCCCGGACTGCTCCAGGTCCCGTTCGGCTACCACTCGGCTTGTATGTCCTTTGCCACCGAGGTCGGAAATCTGAATTCTGACTGCAAGTCCGATCTCAAGTACTGGCACTTTAATCGGCTTATGGGACGCAGCGCCAGCCATATTGCCCTGGAAGTAGCGCTCCAGACCCATCCCAATGTCATCCTGATCGGCGAAGAGATCGAAGATAAAGAACTCACCATTCATAACGTTGTTCGCCTCATCGCCGACGTCATTGTGGAACGGGCCCGCCGCGGTATGAACTACGGCACTATCCTGATACCGGAGGGGATCTTAGAATTTATCCATGAGATCAACGTATTGATTATAAAGATCAGCTATATCATTGCCAGCTACGACAAAGAAGCCGTGGGCGAAGAATCCTTCCACAAACTGCCCTTCGAAGATCAGGTGCAGCTCATTGATAATCACGACATCTGGCGAGATTATGACAGCCGGGTTTTTTTAGGCCTGCCCACCGAACTTCAGCGCGGTCTGCTTCTGCCCCGTGACAGCCATGGCAATTTCCAATATGCTCAGGTCCGCACCGAACGGATTCTGTTGGATATGGTGGCCACCTATCTCCGGAAACAGCGGGGCAAGGGTATTTACAAGGGAACCTTTAAACACCAGAACCACTACTACGGCTACGATGGCCGCGGCACCTTTCCCACGAAGTTCGATTGCGATTATGGCTATAACCTGGGTGTTACCGCTTTTACCCTTCTGGCCAACGGTTGCACCGGCTACATGGCAGCCATTAAGGATGTGCATAAGCCTCTGGAACAGTGGCGACCTATCGGCATTCCCCTGGCCCCGCTGATGCACTTGGAGGAGCGCCGGGGTCGCCTGGAGTTGGTCATTGCCAAACAGAAAGTTGATCTTGACAGCCCGGCCTTTAAAGTTCTGGCCCAGGAACGGATAAAATGGGCCCAGGAAGATCATTATCGTTTTCCTGGACCGATCCAATTTTCAGGTCCTTGCGCCGACGCCAAACCCATTACCCTGCAACTGAATGCCTTAGGATTGTGA
- a CDS encoding HIT family protein, giving the protein MPQDCIFCQIVAGRAYAERLCETDRVMAFLDIAPVHYGHALVIPKAHFETFLDLPDELWLEMGQVSRRLALALQKTLYARGFNLGMNNYEAAGQVVFHAHLHVIPRYVDDGLQLFPQGLYRGQDMASVARQLRQTLGNL; this is encoded by the coding sequence ATGCCCCAGGACTGTATTTTCTGCCAGATTGTCGCCGGACGGGCGTATGCCGAACGTCTCTGCGAAACCGATCGAGTTATGGCCTTTTTAGACATTGCCCCGGTACATTATGGGCATGCCTTAGTGATTCCCAAGGCACACTTTGAAACATTTCTGGACCTGCCAGATGAGCTATGGCTGGAGATGGGACAGGTCAGCCGCCGCCTGGCCCTGGCTTTGCAAAAAACCTTATACGCCCGGGGATTTAATCTCGGTATGAACAATTACGAAGCCGCTGGCCAGGTAGTGTTTCACGCCCATTTGCATGTCATTCCACGGTACGTCGATGACGGGTTGCAACTCTTTCCTCAGGGTCTCTATCGAGGACAGGACATGGCCAGTGTCGCGCGGCAGTTACGACAGACCTTAGGCAACCTCTGA
- a CDS encoding TldD/PmbA family protein, producing the protein MTEIKELRFILKNLVRQMEATVPYAAAWVQDRVGERLLLDSREARAEALERQQGVVLTVFTGRAFMEYALNGIGTSEFCDRLTAGAEELVKTALMEGIVDVGLDIDPGVALNQDFAAAMATPPEQIPLRRKMATLKTIRDDLQIRDARVVNATVFYSHTRSRELFVNRTRSLYQELPRTQMVAQVVLREGDRTACLHGGHCYLGGYEHTYIKEEEQGRLIRDAGRILTAPRLSPGMYDCIFSPDFAGIFAHEAFGHGTEADLFLERRSRGQEYLGHQVASPLVNLSDSPALPGQAASFFFDHEGRLAEETRIIENGVLKCPITDLNSALRLGLRRTPNGRRESYAHKIYARMTNTYFGPGNRDFEEMLQDIKFGYFLDHPSNGMEDPKGWGIQLEGLYAEEIREGKLTGSVFSPVIVTGYVPDLLQSITMVGPQVQISGLGMCGKGHKEWVKVSDGGPFLRLKARLG; encoded by the coding sequence ATGACAGAAATAAAAGAACTCAGATTTATCTTGAAAAATTTAGTACGGCAGATGGAAGCTACCGTCCCGTATGCCGCGGCCTGGGTGCAGGACAGGGTAGGAGAACGACTTCTGCTGGACAGTCGGGAGGCTCGCGCCGAAGCCCTCGAAAGGCAACAGGGTGTGGTATTAACAGTTTTTACCGGCCGCGCTTTTATGGAGTATGCTCTTAACGGCATTGGAACCTCTGAATTCTGTGACCGGTTAACTGCCGGGGCCGAAGAGCTGGTCAAGACTGCCCTCATGGAAGGGATTGTAGACGTGGGTCTCGATATCGATCCAGGCGTGGCATTAAACCAGGATTTTGCGGCGGCCATGGCGACCCCGCCGGAACAGATTCCTCTGCGCCGGAAAATGGCTACTCTCAAAACCATCAGGGATGATCTCCAGATTCGGGATGCCAGGGTTGTCAATGCCACGGTTTTCTACTCCCATACGAGGAGTCGGGAATTATTTGTCAACCGTACCCGCAGCCTTTATCAAGAACTGCCCCGTACCCAAATGGTAGCCCAGGTAGTATTGCGGGAGGGGGATCGGACGGCATGTCTGCATGGTGGGCATTGCTATCTGGGAGGGTATGAACATACCTATATCAAGGAAGAGGAACAGGGCCGTCTGATCCGAGATGCGGGACGGATTCTCACGGCGCCGCGCCTGTCTCCCGGTATGTATGATTGTATCTTTTCACCCGATTTTGCCGGCATCTTTGCGCACGAGGCCTTTGGCCATGGTACGGAAGCAGATTTATTCCTGGAACGGCGCTCCCGTGGTCAGGAATATCTGGGTCATCAGGTGGCCTCGCCTCTGGTAAACCTGTCTGATTCGCCGGCGTTACCGGGACAGGCGGCCAGCTTTTTCTTTGATCACGAAGGCAGATTGGCAGAGGAGACCAGGATTATTGAGAATGGCGTTCTCAAGTGTCCTATTACCGATCTCAATTCGGCCCTCCGCCTGGGTTTGAGACGTACTCCCAACGGTCGCCGGGAATCCTATGCCCACAAGATTTACGCCCGCATGACCAATACCTATTTCGGTCCCGGAAACCGGGACTTCGAAGAGATGCTGCAGGATATCAAATTTGGCTATTTTTTGGATCATCCCTCCAATGGCATGGAAGATCCCAAAGGATGGGGCATACAGTTGGAAGGACTGTATGCCGAAGAGATTCGAGAGGGGAAGTTGACCGGCAGCGTCTTCTCACCGGTCATCGTCACCGGATATGTTCCTGACCTGCTGCAATCCATTACTATGGTTGGCCCGCAGGTGCAGATCTCCGGTTTGGGGATGTGCGGCAAAGGACATAAGGAATGGGTCAAGGTCTCGGATGGTGGGCCGTTTTTGCGTCTTAAGGCGAGACTGGGCTAA
- a CDS encoding Rho termination factor N-terminal domain-containing protein, with translation MGKKERKEKKEKPLDRMTAKELREHALSLGEIVGVHGMNKEELIAAIKEIKGITDEGNKKVKTVNVRELKEKINLLRQAKLTASEGGEGRARINVLRRRINRLKKRTRKAA, from the coding sequence ATGGGAAAGAAAGAGAGAAAAGAAAAGAAGGAAAAGCCCCTAGATCGCATGACAGCCAAAGAACTCCGGGAACATGCCCTGTCTCTAGGAGAAATCGTTGGTGTCCACGGCATGAATAAAGAAGAACTCATTGCCGCTATCAAAGAAATCAAAGGCATTACGGATGAGGGAAACAAAAAGGTCAAAACCGTTAATGTTCGAGAACTGAAAGAAAAAATTAATCTGCTGCGTCAGGCCAAACTGACCGCCAGCGAAGGTGGAGAAGGCCGCGCCCGGATCAATGTCTTGCGCCGAAGAATTAACCGCCTGAAAAAAAGAACTCGGAAAGCCGCTTAG